The following proteins are encoded in a genomic region of Polyangiaceae bacterium:
- a CDS encoding TonB-dependent receptor encodes MPRPLNYVPPAYPPEAEKAGLEATVSLQLDIDREGNVKSAVVIEPAGHGFDEAAVEAAKKLQFEPARKPDGTAVPARIFYRYSWTSKKVEAPADGSTTPKSESPKVDALRGVVLASGGDVPLVGASVTVTSDAGSSTEATAEADGSFRIATLPPGKYRVVVSAPGFDKLDVVEEIAPNEALEVKYRLVATAEGLEVVVRGARAPREVTKRTLEQRELSRIPGTNGDALRGLQNLPGVARPPGIAGILLVRGSAPQDTQTFVDGTQIPLIYHFGGLSSVVPTEMLDRIDFYPGNFSTQYGRVMGGIVDVSIRAPKNDGKYHGLAQADFVDARAMAEGPVPGTKNKVRFIAGARRSYIDTWLGPVLTQAGATGLTQAPVYWDYQLAFETNPTADSSLRLAFFGSDDSLALLAEDPPPGEPAISGNAGFHTGFHRIQLRYDNDIDAKNRVAAVISFGRDIIDVGVGPFFFNLNSYSISGRAEYTRRISKGVTFNTGLDVISIYTDAKYRGPAPPRAGEPSNGPFSTRPLIESQFDGWVVAPALYGELEIAPTSRAKIVPGLRIDSFNLIKGVDISPRINGRVDLRPGFPRTTVKGGLGVFTQPPQVQETIPPFGSEGLRSNRAIQYALGAEQEFTRNIELSVEGFYKQLDRLVSPVPKDIGGGSDYFNIGKGRIYGAEFLLKYKADSNFFGWVAYTLSRSLRTPKPGDEERPVNFDQTHILTALGSYRLGGGFEFGARFRLVSGNLTTPNVCNFELEGCIPNRANAIYNAGSGTYVAIPYSGPASERFPMFHQLDLRLDKRWRFKRWQFSMYLDVQNVYNSQNVEGLDYNFNYTARQYVTGLPILPSVGFRGDF; translated from the coding sequence ATGCCGAGACCGCTGAATTACGTGCCTCCTGCGTATCCGCCGGAGGCCGAGAAAGCGGGGCTCGAAGCAACGGTGTCGCTGCAGCTCGACATCGATCGAGAAGGCAACGTCAAGAGCGCCGTCGTCATCGAACCTGCGGGTCATGGCTTTGACGAAGCGGCCGTCGAAGCAGCGAAAAAGCTGCAGTTCGAACCCGCGCGCAAACCCGATGGAACCGCCGTTCCCGCGCGCATTTTCTATCGCTATTCGTGGACGTCGAAGAAAGTCGAAGCGCCTGCGGACGGCAGCACGACGCCCAAGTCCGAGTCACCGAAAGTCGATGCTCTTCGCGGTGTCGTGCTCGCGAGCGGCGGCGACGTGCCGCTCGTCGGCGCATCCGTTACCGTGACGAGCGACGCGGGAAGCTCCACGGAAGCAACGGCTGAAGCAGATGGCTCGTTTCGCATCGCAACGTTGCCTCCTGGCAAGTATCGCGTCGTCGTCAGTGCACCTGGTTTCGACAAACTCGACGTCGTCGAGGAGATCGCGCCGAACGAAGCGCTCGAAGTCAAATACAGGCTCGTCGCGACCGCCGAAGGGCTCGAAGTCGTCGTTCGTGGAGCTCGTGCGCCACGCGAAGTGACGAAACGGACGCTCGAACAACGCGAGCTCAGTCGCATACCGGGCACCAACGGCGACGCCTTGCGCGGTTTGCAAAACTTGCCCGGCGTGGCTCGGCCCCCGGGCATTGCAGGCATTCTGCTCGTGCGCGGCTCGGCGCCCCAGGACACCCAAACCTTCGTCGATGGCACGCAGATTCCGCTGATCTACCACTTCGGCGGTTTGTCCTCGGTCGTGCCGACGGAAATGCTCGATCGTATCGACTTCTATCCGGGCAATTTCAGCACGCAATACGGGCGCGTGATGGGCGGCATCGTCGACGTATCGATCCGCGCACCCAAAAATGACGGCAAATATCACGGGCTTGCGCAGGCCGATTTCGTCGATGCCCGCGCGATGGCCGAAGGTCCCGTACCCGGCACGAAAAACAAAGTGCGGTTCATCGCGGGCGCGCGACGAAGTTACATCGATACATGGCTCGGTCCCGTGCTTACCCAAGCTGGCGCGACAGGGCTCACGCAAGCGCCGGTTTATTGGGATTACCAATTGGCGTTCGAAACCAATCCCACCGCGGATTCGAGCCTCAGGCTCGCCTTTTTTGGTTCGGACGATTCACTCGCGCTCCTTGCCGAAGATCCTCCCCCGGGCGAACCAGCCATCAGTGGAAACGCTGGTTTTCACACCGGATTTCACCGCATTCAGCTTCGATACGACAACGATATCGACGCGAAAAACCGTGTCGCGGCGGTCATTTCATTTGGCCGAGACATCATCGACGTCGGTGTCGGTCCTTTCTTTTTCAACCTGAATTCTTATTCGATCAGCGGCCGAGCCGAATACACGCGTCGCATAAGCAAGGGCGTCACCTTCAACACGGGCCTCGACGTCATCAGTATTTACACCGACGCGAAATATCGTGGACCTGCGCCCCCGCGCGCCGGCGAGCCGTCGAATGGGCCATTTTCCACGCGTCCACTCATCGAATCCCAATTCGATGGCTGGGTCGTCGCCCCTGCCCTTTATGGCGAGCTCGAGATTGCGCCGACTTCGCGAGCGAAGATCGTTCCAGGCTTGCGAATCGATTCGTTCAATTTGATCAAGGGCGTGGACATATCGCCGCGCATCAACGGCCGCGTGGACTTGCGTCCAGGTTTTCCCAGGACCACGGTCAAGGGCGGGCTTGGAGTGTTTACGCAGCCGCCGCAAGTCCAAGAAACCATTCCACCTTTTGGCTCCGAAGGGCTTCGCTCCAATCGCGCCATCCAATATGCGCTCGGGGCCGAACAAGAATTCACGCGCAACATCGAGCTCAGCGTCGAAGGGTTTTACAAGCAGCTCGATCGATTGGTATCACCCGTGCCCAAAGACATCGGCGGTGGTTCCGATTATTTCAACATCGGCAAAGGTCGCATTTATGGTGCCGAGTTTTTGCTGAAGTACAAAGCCGACTCCAATTTCTTCGGCTGGGTCGCATATACGTTGTCGCGTAGTTTGCGTACGCCGAAGCCTGGCGACGAAGAGCGGCCCGTCAATTTCGATCAAACGCACATACTCACGGCGCTCGGCAGCTATCGCCTGGGTGGAGGTTTTGAATTCGGCGCTCGCTTCCGCCTCGTATCGGGCAACCTCACGACGCCCAACGTTTGCAACTTCGAGCTCGAAGGCTGCATTCCAAATCGGGCCAATGCCATCTACAACGCGGGCTCCGGCACCTACGT
- a CDS encoding protein phosphatase 2C domain-containing protein: MQNTHASGIRVRIEYAEATDPGRDPAKQINEDSCGYSDTRFGHLVVLCDGMGGHYGGREASRTAIATIFERIDQAPPGIPASAAMKAALEEAGRRVFLLGGPPDNRARPGSTVVALLLGDRGLDVAHVGDSRAYCIRAGQIYPLTRDHSVVQSMIDSGMISEAEAIGHPEANKITRALGMGPEVEVEVRPEPMELFPGDIFLLASDGLTDLVLGADILRSVRQTMTSGTLAHACKQLVELANDRGGHDNITVQMVRVVDTPMRTSQTIPEGPALGGTAVAPRPMPPHETRPMTAADSYPQTKVGMPPPPIATTLVSTPVPPAAASSPSNWAPVGPTAVDRPSGSSPTISESPGGAARLTPIAAQLPLPPASTRHAPVQPTQIQATDPPPPQPSNTLNPASSTRAGRPSQTGILYVFIGMSAVIAVLLLLLIWALWLR; this comes from the coding sequence ATGCAAAACACCCACGCCTCCGGCATACGCGTCCGCATCGAATACGCCGAAGCGACCGATCCGGGGCGTGATCCGGCCAAACAAATCAACGAGGATTCCTGCGGTTACAGCGATACGCGCTTCGGCCATCTCGTGGTCCTCTGCGATGGAATGGGTGGTCACTACGGGGGACGTGAAGCGAGTCGCACGGCCATCGCCACCATCTTCGAACGCATCGATCAAGCTCCACCTGGAATACCCGCCAGCGCTGCGATGAAGGCTGCGTTGGAGGAAGCAGGACGCCGCGTCTTCCTCCTCGGCGGACCACCCGACAACCGAGCTCGACCCGGTTCGACGGTCGTTGCGTTGCTTCTCGGTGATCGCGGCCTCGACGTCGCTCACGTCGGAGACAGTCGTGCGTACTGCATTCGAGCCGGCCAGATCTATCCACTCACGCGCGATCACTCCGTCGTGCAGAGCATGATCGACTCCGGCATGATTTCCGAAGCCGAAGCGATAGGGCACCCCGAGGCCAACAAGATCACGCGTGCACTCGGTATGGGCCCCGAAGTCGAAGTCGAGGTGAGGCCCGAGCCGATGGAGCTGTTCCCCGGCGACATCTTTTTGCTCGCCAGTGATGGCCTCACCGACCTCGTTCTCGGCGCCGACATCTTGCGTTCGGTTCGACAAACCATGACGAGCGGCACGTTGGCACACGCGTGCAAGCAGCTCGTGGAGCTCGCCAACGATCGCGGCGGACACGACAACATCACCGTGCAGATGGTGCGTGTCGTCGACACGCCGATGCGCACTTCGCAAACGATTCCCGAAGGTCCGGCGCTCGGCGGGACTGCGGTTGCTCCGCGCCCCATGCCTCCGCATGAAACGCGTCCCATGACGGCTGCCGACTCGTATCCGCAAACGAAGGTTGGCATGCCACCGCCGCCCATCGCGACCACGCTCGTGTCGACGCCTGTTCCACCGGCGGCAGCATCATCGCCATCGAACTGGGCGCCCGTTGGTCCGACGGCCGTCGACCGCCCCTCCGGTTCATCGCCGACGATTTCCGAATCTCCGGGCGGAGCGGCGCGCCTGACGCCGATCGCAGCGCAGTTGCCTCTGCCACCGGCATCGACGCGCCATGCACCGGTGCAGCCAACACAAATTCAAGCGACGGATCCGCCACCGCCGCAACCATCGAACACGCTCAATCCCGCATCGAGCACCCGCGCAGGTCGGCCTTCGCAAACGGGCATCTTGTACGTGTTCATTGGGATGTCTGCGGTCATCGCGGTTCTGCTCTTGCTGCTCATCTGGGCGTTATGGCTTCGCTAG
- a CDS encoding FHA domain-containing protein, translating to MVPGFGKQIVTIGSAPSCDVVIPDGSVLPEHARIVHQGGGRLVFIGGSGPSMANGRPIAPGEEVPFDFRTQFVVGNAPVPLSHPAVVMSIMTTGTVTAPPGQLVIGRDPARASLVIQHPSVSSHHATVMLDRMCVVDNGSTSGTYVGAQKIAPTQPVPIDPNGIIAFGPVPIPVELLMRLAQASRGPMQSMQQPVHAPMQSMQQPVHAPMPSQPSPAPMSPAPMQSMPQPVSGPVPSGQAGAPGKKNKTVLGQLDFAANKAPVKSIGRTPDNDIVIQHPQVSSRHALVHNQGGQLFVEDRGSANGTYVRGHRIPPGQRVAIQSGEKFFIGPMPLQIELAASGAVEVVQEEYSADRWAGKPLYEIEAWSLVLEVPDRDNPSEMKRLLDDVSFKALPGDMIALMGPSGAGKTTLLLALTGYLPPTSGVVRINGEDLYNIYDNLRGSIGYVPQDDLVHPELTVFEAIKYSAKFRLPPDYSEAEIDARVEQTIKDLGLEGVKNLQIGRPERKILSGGQRKRVNIALELVTDPVLLFLDEPTSGLAADDTTALITLLHDLTKATGKTIIMTIHQPAKDEFEKFTHCFIMGYGGVPMFFGPNKPDAYRFFGSWKERQRQPNDVDNPRDMFEMIAQRERAVFDAMRARDPNVPRGHARKTAAVDWRQEYFNNANPTYSKMYSGRREIGTGQGQRGVPERRATTSGQLGLLLSRYFKTKIRDTSGTAIMLAQAPIIGVLLAIVFGWQEKAIPAWCLGALQELSRKFGGGTSSGDIMKSMTATSDNTGAVFFLVVAAVWFGTSNAAREIVAERAIYLRERMVNLGLLNYVLSKYILLAFFCIIQCTVLLAIVFFALGFQGGPQAFLMQLASLVATSLSAVALGLLLSTVVTSSEAAMALTPIALIPQVVLGGLMVPMTTVPHLKPLMMIVPARWGFEGAIVPQRNALQDDPAWIIDLGRSESSPTDFIEAGKFKCAVAQMASDTFAGGWGFTHYEMTWLPFAVMGGSTLVLLVVLCVILKRRDPV from the coding sequence ATGGTTCCCGGTTTTGGCAAGCAGATCGTCACCATCGGCAGCGCCCCCTCGTGCGATGTCGTCATTCCCGATGGCTCCGTACTTCCCGAGCACGCACGCATCGTTCATCAAGGCGGCGGGCGGCTCGTCTTCATCGGTGGCTCTGGACCATCGATGGCCAATGGCAGACCGATCGCTCCGGGCGAGGAAGTTCCTTTCGATTTCCGCACGCAGTTTGTCGTAGGAAACGCCCCCGTACCGCTCAGCCACCCGGCAGTCGTCATGTCCATCATGACGACCGGCACCGTCACGGCGCCTCCAGGACAACTCGTCATCGGCCGCGATCCCGCACGTGCTTCGCTCGTCATTCAACACCCGAGCGTCTCCAGCCATCACGCCACCGTGATGCTCGATCGCATGTGCGTCGTGGACAACGGTTCGACGAGCGGCACATATGTTGGTGCTCAAAAGATTGCGCCAACCCAGCCAGTGCCCATCGATCCGAACGGCATCATCGCGTTCGGCCCCGTGCCAATTCCCGTCGAGCTGCTCATGCGCCTCGCGCAGGCGTCGCGCGGCCCCATGCAAAGCATGCAGCAGCCCGTGCACGCTCCGATGCAAAGCATGCAACAGCCCGTGCACGCTCCCATGCCGTCGCAACCATCGCCCGCGCCGATGTCGCCAGCTCCGATGCAGTCCATGCCGCAGCCGGTTTCGGGCCCGGTTCCATCGGGACAAGCAGGAGCGCCTGGGAAGAAAAACAAAACCGTTCTCGGGCAACTCGACTTCGCCGCCAACAAAGCTCCCGTCAAGAGCATCGGCCGCACACCCGACAACGACATCGTCATCCAGCATCCGCAAGTGTCGAGCCGCCACGCGCTCGTACACAACCAAGGCGGACAGCTCTTCGTCGAGGATCGAGGCAGCGCCAACGGCACCTACGTCCGCGGTCATCGCATCCCGCCCGGACAACGAGTCGCCATTCAAAGCGGCGAGAAGTTCTTCATCGGCCCGATGCCGCTACAGATCGAGCTCGCAGCGTCGGGTGCCGTCGAAGTCGTTCAGGAGGAGTACTCGGCCGATCGCTGGGCGGGCAAACCTCTGTACGAGATCGAAGCATGGAGCTTGGTGCTCGAAGTTCCCGATCGCGACAACCCGAGCGAGATGAAGCGACTGCTCGACGACGTCTCGTTCAAGGCGCTTCCGGGCGACATGATCGCGCTCATGGGTCCATCGGGCGCGGGCAAAACCACGCTCCTGCTCGCGTTGACTGGCTACTTGCCACCCACGAGCGGCGTCGTTCGCATCAACGGCGAAGACCTCTACAACATCTACGACAACCTTCGCGGATCCATTGGCTACGTCCCTCAGGACGATCTCGTGCACCCGGAGCTCACGGTCTTCGAAGCCATCAAATACAGCGCCAAGTTCCGCCTTCCGCCCGACTACTCCGAGGCCGAAATCGATGCCCGCGTCGAGCAGACCATCAAGGACCTTGGTCTCGAAGGAGTCAAGAACCTCCAGATCGGCAGACCCGAACGGAAGATCCTCTCCGGCGGCCAGCGCAAGCGCGTCAACATCGCCCTCGAGCTTGTCACGGATCCTGTCCTCTTGTTCCTGGACGAACCTACATCCGGCCTCGCTGCGGACGACACGACCGCGCTCATCACGCTCCTGCACGACCTCACCAAAGCCACTGGCAAGACGATCATCATGACGATCCACCAGCCGGCCAAGGACGAGTTCGAGAAGTTCACACACTGCTTCATCATGGGTTACGGCGGCGTGCCCATGTTTTTCGGGCCAAACAAGCCCGACGCGTATCGTTTCTTCGGCTCGTGGAAGGAACGACAACGTCAACCGAACGACGTCGACAACCCACGCGATATGTTCGAGATGATCGCGCAGCGCGAACGCGCGGTTTTCGATGCCATGCGAGCACGTGATCCCAACGTGCCCCGTGGCCACGCACGCAAAACGGCCGCCGTCGATTGGCGACAGGAGTACTTCAACAACGCGAACCCCACCTACTCCAAGATGTACTCGGGCCGCCGCGAGATCGGCACGGGCCAAGGACAGCGTGGCGTGCCCGAACGTCGAGCGACCACGTCGGGCCAGCTCGGACTGCTCTTGTCGCGTTACTTCAAAACGAAAATACGCGACACGAGCGGTACCGCGATCATGCTCGCGCAAGCACCCATCATCGGCGTGCTGCTCGCGATCGTCTTCGGCTGGCAGGAAAAGGCCATCCCTGCGTGGTGCCTCGGCGCGTTGCAGGAGCTGTCGCGCAAGTTCGGTGGAGGCACATCGAGCGGCGACATCATGAAGAGCATGACGGCCACGAGCGACAACACGGGTGCCGTGTTCTTCTTGGTGGTCGCAGCCGTATGGTTTGGAACTTCAAACGCTGCGCGCGAAATCGTCGCCGAGCGGGCCATCTACCTGCGCGAACGCATGGTCAACCTCGGCCTGCTCAACTATGTGCTCTCCAAGTACATCCTGCTCGCCTTCTTCTGCATCATCCAGTGCACCGTCCTTCTGGCGATCGTCTTCTTCGCGCTCGGTTTCCAGGGCGGCCCGCAAGCCTTCCTGATGCAGCTCGCGTCCCTCGTCGCCACATCGCTCTCCGCCGTCGCGCTGGGCCTTCTCTTGTCCACGGTCGTCACTTCATCCGAAGCGGCCATGGCGCTCACGCCGATCGCGCTCATCCCTCAGGTCGTCCTCGGTGGCCTCATGGTGCCCATGACGACCGTGCCTCACTTGAAGCCGCTGATGATGATCGTCCCGGCGCGCTGGGGTTTCGAAGGCGCCATCGTGCCGCAACGAAATGCGCTGCAGGACGATCCTGCGTGGATCATCGATCTCGGGCGCTCGGAAAGCTCGCCGACCGACTTCATCGAAGCAGGCAAATTCAAGTGCGCCGTGGCGCAAATGGCATCGGACACCTTTGCCGGAGGCTGGGGGTTTACCCACTACGAGATGACGTGGCTTCCGTTTGCCGTGATGGGCGGCAGCACCCTCGTGCTACTCGTCGTGCTTTGCGTCATCTTGAAGCGTCGCGATCCGGTTTGA
- a CDS encoding FHA domain-containing protein, with amino-acid sequence MTPLPTAAAVHSFRARAKAPLLALTVLAALVALLCAPASSFAAPEAKILRIDPRTSTVDGAPVLTTVIDLVQNKRVSDATRPCATLNGDAFFDCVSNALEQPNALYSSFDFPEKNAILTVSVDGSDTMARFESKARWGESANQPGVGTAWLILIDAASSMGTRFDEAKAVASAFVNAMGPNDIVNVMFFNDRSVVEDSKWVNNKQAALQVIANVRNTFPTQGRTRPLFNIIKTAATDGFKELGNVGSNVVVPMHQAMVVLSNGSAGGDVSSSPASAALLKDYLTKGRFPENNEVLPKTPVPVISIWFPNKVIEEFAASAREFMEGMANPEIGGFHSIVRDRQEARAANIVNVVRTRFNKMHIVKWRVSCVALSLTQTLKLAFLSTDPPIAGDATFQNVPVGIDPSQWPLDIDREATERAAAKEPAYPGGTLKVYGNFCWGGNAQRAELYMVPKNQPAPASLQGGGIDDAKKAQRSLIEQGMRGKAITAGESMVEFELPKSDKFLSGKGEAMTARLIVYDNQAKRTSAITADKIITVKAKEAPLPYLLIGGITFGGVVLILLVVSIFRGGGNKRRAPAPTQAPRPVVAGPSMPQGGYGPPPPMSGPDFGGGGYGPPPGMGGSASRAVLSSSIGVFTFMPGQEMRVGRDGSSCQIVINEPRVSGNHAVIKFENGQVFVRDENSNNGTNINSNRIPPLVWTVVPPGAVLRFGPIEFNVRLE; translated from the coding sequence ATGACACCGCTCCCCACCGCAGCAGCCGTCCACTCCTTCCGAGCACGCGCCAAAGCTCCGCTCTTGGCTCTCACCGTGCTCGCGGCTCTCGTGGCGCTCCTTTGCGCTCCTGCGTCGTCGTTCGCCGCCCCCGAAGCAAAGATCCTTCGCATCGATCCGCGCACGAGCACCGTCGATGGCGCGCCGGTTCTCACGACGGTCATCGATCTCGTGCAGAACAAACGCGTGTCCGATGCGACGCGCCCCTGCGCAACGCTCAACGGCGACGCCTTTTTCGACTGCGTGTCCAATGCTCTCGAGCAGCCCAACGCCCTCTATTCGTCGTTCGACTTCCCCGAGAAGAACGCGATCCTCACGGTCTCCGTCGATGGATCGGACACGATGGCGCGTTTCGAATCCAAGGCGCGGTGGGGCGAGAGTGCAAACCAACCGGGCGTCGGAACTGCGTGGCTCATTCTCATCGACGCGGCTTCGTCGATGGGAACTCGATTCGACGAAGCGAAGGCCGTCGCGAGCGCTTTCGTCAACGCGATGGGACCGAACGACATCGTCAACGTCATGTTCTTCAACGACAGGAGCGTCGTCGAAGACTCGAAGTGGGTGAACAACAAGCAGGCTGCGCTGCAAGTCATCGCGAACGTGCGCAACACGTTCCCGACCCAAGGACGCACGAGGCCCCTGTTCAACATCATCAAGACGGCCGCGACCGATGGCTTCAAAGAGCTCGGCAACGTCGGATCCAACGTCGTCGTGCCGATGCATCAGGCGATGGTTGTCTTGTCAAACGGCTCGGCCGGAGGTGACGTCAGCTCGTCTCCTGCATCCGCCGCTCTGCTCAAGGACTACCTGACGAAGGGGCGTTTTCCCGAGAACAACGAAGTCCTTCCCAAGACGCCCGTCCCCGTCATCTCGATTTGGTTCCCGAACAAGGTGATCGAAGAGTTTGCTGCAAGTGCCCGCGAATTCATGGAGGGCATGGCGAACCCCGAGATCGGTGGGTTCCACAGCATCGTGCGCGACCGGCAGGAAGCCCGCGCCGCCAACATCGTCAACGTCGTTCGCACGCGCTTCAACAAGATGCACATCGTCAAGTGGCGTGTGTCGTGCGTGGCGCTGAGCCTCACGCAAACGCTGAAGCTCGCGTTCTTGTCCACCGATCCTCCGATTGCCGGTGATGCAACGTTTCAGAACGTTCCCGTCGGCATCGATCCGTCTCAGTGGCCGCTCGACATCGATCGCGAGGCCACCGAGCGCGCTGCAGCGAAAGAGCCCGCGTATCCCGGCGGAACGCTGAAGGTCTACGGCAACTTCTGCTGGGGCGGAAACGCGCAACGCGCAGAGCTCTACATGGTGCCGAAGAACCAGCCTGCGCCCGCATCGTTGCAAGGCGGAGGCATCGACGACGCCAAGAAGGCACAGAGGTCCCTCATCGAGCAAGGCATGCGCGGCAAAGCCATCACGGCAGGCGAAAGCATGGTCGAGTTCGAGTTGCCGAAGTCCGACAAGTTCCTCTCGGGCAAGGGCGAAGCCATGACTGCGCGGCTCATCGTCTACGACAACCAAGCCAAGCGCACGAGCGCCATCACGGCCGACAAGATCATCACCGTCAAAGCGAAGGAAGCGCCCCTGCCCTACTTGCTCATCGGAGGCATCACGTTCGGCGGCGTCGTCCTCATCCTGCTCGTCGTCTCCATCTTCCGCGGCGGTGGCAACAAGCGTCGTGCACCAGCGCCTACGCAAGCACCGCGACCGGTCGTCGCTGGTCCTTCGATGCCTCAAGGTGGGTACGGTCCCCCGCCACCCATGTCCGGACCCGACTTCGGTGGTGGCGGTTATGGACCGCCGCCAGGCATGGGCGGCTCTGCAAGTCGCGCGGTGCTCTCGAGCTCCATTGGCGTCTTCACGTTCATGCCTGGCCAGGAGATGCGCGTCGGCCGCGATGGTTCTTCGTGCCAGATCGTCATCAACGAACCTCGCGTGAGTGGCAATCACGCAGTAATCAAGTTCGAAAATGGCCAGGTCTTCGTGCGCGACGAGAACTCGAACAACGGCACCAACATCAATTCCAACCGCATTCCGCCGCTGGTTTGGACCGTCGTGCCTCCGGGAGCCGTTCTTCGGTTCGGCCCCATCGAGTTCAACGTGCGATTGGAGTAG